One genomic segment of Bradyrhizobium diazoefficiens includes these proteins:
- a CDS encoding acetyl-CoA carboxylase family protein: MSFKRLLIANRGEIAIRIARAAADAGIATVAIHPADDALSLHVRVTDEAAEIPGRGARAYLDIEAVVKVAKSAGCDAVHPGYGFLSENAAFAKACADAGIAFVGPKPAALELFGDKVAARQLAKRCGVPIIAGTSGPSSLEEITAFFESLGKGAAVVIKAMAGGGGRGMRVVETASDLAEAYARCQSEAKAAFGFDGVYVERLIRQARHIEVQIIGDRHGAISHLWERECTIQRRHQKLIEVAPSPSLGDGLRGRIIEAAKQLAAAASYDNLGTFEFLVDGAAEDSFAFIEANPRLQVEHTVTEEVLGLDLVRAQLAVAAGASLASLGLAQGSIPKPRGYAMQLRVNMETLDETGATHPTGGTLAVFEPPSGPGVRVDSFGYAGYKTSAAFDSLLAKVIVHTPGEAWHDVVAKASRALREFRIDGVVTNIAFLQAVLAHPDFRTNRIATDFIDRNIGKLVDAADGAARPLYFAATERSGGDAAEAHAVQVVPEGAVMVAAPLQGTIVTIQVKQGEIVRPGQQLAVIESMKMEHLVMAEQGGRVMRLVAGDGVTLMHGEPIMYLEPLDVAADSTTAEADIDLDHIRPDLAEVIARQANTFDANRPAAVERRRNTNQRTARENVAQLVDDGSFMEYGSLAIAAQRRRRKLDDLIKNTPADGLVMGVATVNAEKFGPEGGRCIVVAYDYTVLAGTQGHMNHKKIDRMLTLAEDWRVPLVFYAEGGGGRPGDTDRLGMTGLDGPSFVQFAKLSGLVPVVGVVSGYCFAGNAAMLGCCDVIIATKNASIGMGGPAMIEGGGLGVYHPAEVGPVTFQAPNGVIDILVEDEEEATSVAQKYLSYFQGAVTEWQTADQRLLRREIPENRLRVYDIRSVIDLVADKDSVLELRRDYGLGMITALIRIEGKPFGLIANNPRHLGGAIDADAGDKAARFLQLCDAFDLPIVSLCDTPGFMVGPEAEKTAIVRHVSRMFVTGASLTVPLFGIVLRKGYGLGAQSMIGGGFHASFFTAAWPTGEFGGMGLEGYVRLGFRKEMEAIADPEEREAYYRNKVAELYTNGKAVSIASVFEIDNVIDPAETRRWIMAGLRSVPKPPARTAKKRPCIDTW; this comes from the coding sequence CGCGCGCGGCGGCCGATGCCGGCATCGCGACGGTCGCGATCCACCCCGCTGACGATGCGCTGTCGCTGCATGTGCGCGTCACGGATGAGGCGGCCGAAATCCCCGGTCGCGGCGCGCGAGCCTATCTCGACATCGAGGCCGTGGTGAAGGTCGCGAAGAGCGCGGGCTGCGATGCCGTACATCCCGGCTACGGCTTCCTCAGCGAGAACGCGGCGTTCGCCAAGGCCTGCGCCGATGCGGGCATCGCCTTCGTCGGACCGAAGCCGGCCGCACTGGAGCTGTTCGGCGACAAGGTCGCAGCACGTCAGCTGGCAAAGCGCTGCGGCGTTCCGATCATCGCCGGCACCAGCGGGCCGTCGAGCCTCGAGGAGATCACGGCGTTCTTCGAATCCCTCGGCAAGGGCGCCGCGGTCGTGATCAAGGCGATGGCTGGCGGCGGCGGCCGCGGCATGCGCGTGGTGGAGACCGCATCCGATCTTGCGGAAGCCTATGCGCGCTGCCAGTCCGAGGCCAAGGCCGCATTCGGCTTCGACGGCGTCTATGTCGAGCGGCTGATCCGGCAGGCACGCCATATCGAGGTGCAGATCATCGGCGACAGGCACGGCGCGATCTCTCATCTCTGGGAGCGCGAATGCACCATCCAGCGCCGGCACCAGAAGCTGATCGAGGTGGCGCCGAGCCCCTCGCTCGGCGACGGCTTGCGCGGCCGCATCATCGAGGCGGCCAAGCAGCTCGCGGCCGCCGCGTCGTACGACAATCTCGGCACCTTCGAGTTCCTGGTTGACGGCGCTGCCGAGGACAGCTTTGCCTTCATCGAGGCCAATCCGCGGCTCCAGGTCGAGCACACCGTGACAGAGGAGGTGCTCGGCCTCGATCTCGTCCGCGCCCAGCTCGCGGTCGCTGCGGGGGCGTCGCTCGCGTCTCTCGGTCTTGCGCAAGGCTCGATTCCGAAGCCGCGCGGCTATGCCATGCAGCTTCGCGTCAACATGGAGACGCTGGACGAGACGGGCGCGACGCATCCGACCGGCGGCACGCTCGCCGTGTTCGAGCCGCCGTCGGGCCCCGGCGTCCGCGTCGACAGTTTTGGCTACGCCGGCTACAAGACCAGCGCCGCCTTCGACTCGCTACTGGCCAAGGTGATCGTGCATACGCCGGGCGAAGCCTGGCATGACGTCGTGGCAAAAGCCTCGCGCGCCCTGCGCGAGTTCCGGATCGACGGTGTCGTCACCAACATCGCCTTCCTCCAGGCCGTGCTGGCGCATCCAGATTTCAGGACCAACCGGATTGCGACCGATTTCATCGATCGCAATATCGGCAAGCTCGTCGACGCCGCAGATGGCGCGGCCAGGCCGCTCTATTTTGCCGCGACGGAGCGAAGCGGCGGTGACGCCGCCGAGGCGCATGCGGTGCAAGTGGTGCCCGAAGGCGCCGTGATGGTCGCGGCGCCGTTGCAGGGAACCATTGTCACCATCCAGGTGAAGCAAGGCGAAATCGTCCGCCCGGGCCAGCAGCTCGCCGTGATCGAGTCCATGAAGATGGAGCATCTTGTGATGGCCGAGCAGGGCGGCCGCGTCATGAGGCTTGTCGCCGGCGACGGGGTCACGCTGATGCATGGCGAGCCGATCATGTATCTGGAGCCGCTCGATGTCGCGGCTGATAGCACGACCGCGGAAGCCGATATCGATCTCGACCACATCCGTCCCGATCTTGCCGAAGTGATCGCGCGTCAGGCCAATACGTTCGACGCCAACCGCCCGGCCGCGGTCGAGCGCCGCCGCAACACCAACCAGCGCACCGCGCGCGAGAACGTCGCCCAGCTCGTCGACGACGGCTCGTTCATGGAGTATGGCAGCCTCGCCATCGCCGCGCAGCGGCGCCGGCGCAAGCTCGACGACCTCATCAAGAACACGCCGGCCGACGGCCTCGTGATGGGCGTTGCCACCGTCAACGCCGAGAAGTTCGGGCCCGAGGGCGGACGCTGCATCGTCGTTGCCTATGACTACACGGTGCTCGCCGGCACGCAGGGGCATATGAACCACAAGAAGATCGACCGCATGCTGACGCTTGCGGAAGATTGGCGCGTGCCGCTGGTGTTTTATGCCGAGGGCGGTGGCGGCCGGCCCGGCGACACCGACCGGCTCGGCATGACCGGCCTTGACGGTCCGTCCTTCGTCCAATTCGCAAAGCTCTCCGGCCTGGTGCCGGTGGTTGGCGTCGTCTCCGGCTATTGCTTCGCCGGCAATGCGGCGATGCTCGGCTGTTGTGACGTGATCATCGCGACCAAAAACGCCTCGATCGGCATGGGCGGCCCGGCGATGATCGAGGGCGGCGGGCTCGGCGTCTATCATCCGGCCGAAGTCGGCCCTGTGACGTTCCAGGCGCCGAACGGCGTCATCGATATCCTCGTGGAGGACGAGGAGGAGGCGACATCCGTCGCGCAAAAATACCTGTCCTATTTCCAGGGCGCGGTGACGGAGTGGCAGACCGCCGACCAGCGCCTGCTCCGCCGCGAGATCCCCGAGAACCGGCTGCGCGTCTACGACATCCGCAGCGTGATCGATCTCGTTGCCGACAAGGACAGCGTGCTGGAGCTGCGCCGCGACTACGGCCTCGGGATGATCACCGCGTTGATCCGCATCGAAGGCAAGCCATTCGGCCTGATCGCCAACAATCCGCGCCACCTCGGCGGCGCGATCGATGCGGATGCCGGCGACAAGGCCGCACGCTTCCTTCAGCTCTGCGACGCCTTCGACCTGCCGATCGTCTCGCTCTGCGACACGCCCGGTTTCATGGTCGGCCCCGAGGCCGAGAAGACCGCGATCGTGCGCCACGTCTCGCGCATGTTCGTGACCGGCGCGAGCCTCACCGTGCCGCTGTTCGGCATCGTGCTGCGCAAGGGCTATGGGTTGGGTGCGCAATCGATGATCGGTGGCGGCTTCCATGCCTCGTTCTTCACCGCGGCCTGGCCGACCGGCGAATTCGGCGGCATGGGGCTCGAAGGCTATGTCCGCCTCGGCTTCCGCAAGGAGATGGAGGCGATCGCCGATCCCGAGGAGCGCGAAGCCTACTACCGCAACAAGGTCGCCGAGCTCTACACCAACGGCAAGGCGGTCTCGATCGCCTCAGTGTTCGAGATCGACAACGTCATCGATCCCGCCGAGACGCGGCGCTGGATCATGGCGGGCTTGCGTTCGGTGCCGAAGCCGCCAGCGAGGACGGCTAAGAAACGGCCTTGCATCGATACGTGGTGA